Proteins encoded in a region of the Desulfuromonas sp. genome:
- a CDS encoding PTS fructose transporter subunit IIA: MNLSVREAAHILSVTEKTIYRWIKQDLVPAYRVNGQYRFNQSELIEWATSRRMGVSPVAFAEPEAAAMPLPTLTGSLEAGGIIYRLDGDTRNRALEGLVNNLRLMDGVDKDYLLKVLIAREELASTGVGDGIAIPHPRNPVLLHTTQPTVTLAFLENPVDFHALDGLPVRALFCVISPTLRAHLHLLSMLGYALKDPGFRNAVEQTECREAIFNSLRKVKQDMGRAH; this comes from the coding sequence TGAATCTCTCGGTCAGGGAAGCGGCTCATATACTGAGTGTTACGGAAAAAACCATATACCGGTGGATCAAGCAGGATCTGGTTCCGGCATATCGGGTGAATGGACAATACCGGTTTAATCAATCAGAGCTCATTGAATGGGCGACCTCGCGGAGAATGGGGGTTTCGCCCGTTGCCTTTGCCGAACCGGAAGCTGCGGCCATGCCCCTTCCGACCCTGACCGGGTCGCTCGAAGCCGGGGGGATCATCTATCGGCTTGATGGTGATACGAGAAACAGGGCTCTCGAGGGACTTGTCAATAACCTGCGGCTCATGGATGGTGTCGACAAGGACTATCTTCTCAAAGTCTTGATCGCCAGAGAAGAATTGGCTTCGACCGGTGTTGGCGACGGGATCGCCATCCCTCATCCGCGCAACCCGGTACTGTTACACACAACCCAACCGACGGTCACATTGGCTTTTCTTGAAAATCCGGTTGATTTTCATGCCCTCGACGGTCTGCCGGTCCGGGCTCTGTTTTGTGTCATAAGTCCAACATTAAGGGCCCACCTGCATCTGCTCTCGATGCTCGGATATGCCCTGAAAGATCCCGGTTTTCGTAATGCTGTTGAACAGACCGAGTGTCGGGAGGCAATCTTTAATTCGTTAAGAAAAGTGAAGCAAGATATGGGGCGTGCCCACTGA